Proteins co-encoded in one Sporosarcina sp. FSL K6-1522 genomic window:
- a CDS encoding NYN domain-containing protein, with protein MKTDILLVDGYNVIGAWEELRQMKQERLADARNRLIERMAEYKAHTGWRVIIVFDAYLTPGIETKMRQFDVEVVFTRENETADERIEKLVSELSGRRVQLHVATSDFTEQWVVFAQGALRKSARELEIEMDEIDKMITAKVKGIQERRPFSKIPLSDEVAEIFEKWRRGMK; from the coding sequence ATGAAAACAGACATACTCCTCGTCGACGGCTATAATGTCATCGGTGCATGGGAGGAATTGCGCCAGATGAAACAAGAGCGACTTGCCGATGCACGTAATCGTCTAATAGAGCGAATGGCGGAGTACAAAGCGCATACAGGATGGCGTGTCATTATAGTGTTCGATGCGTATTTGACGCCGGGAATTGAAACGAAAATGCGGCAGTTTGATGTCGAGGTCGTTTTTACGCGGGAAAACGAAACGGCGGACGAGCGTATTGAAAAATTGGTTTCCGAATTGAGCGGTCGCCGTGTGCAACTTCATGTAGCAACCTCAGATTTTACAGAACAATGGGTTGTTTTTGCACAAGGTGCGCTCCGGAAATCGGCGCGAGAACTCGAAATTGAAATGGATGAAATCGATAAAATGATCACGGCAAAAGTGAAGGGGATTCAGGAACGGCGCCCATTTTCGAAAATTCCGTTGTCGGATGAAGTTGCGGAAATATTTGAAAAGTGGCGACGTGGAATGAAATGA
- the gltX gene encoding glutamate--tRNA ligase, whose product MTTEVRVRYAPSPTGHLHIGGARTALFNYLFARHHDGKFIVRIEDTDTERNIEAGELSQLENLKWLGIDYDESVDIGGPYGPYRQMERLDIYTKHAQEMLEGGQAYKCFCTSEQLEAEREQQKASGIAAPMYGGTCRNLTAEEVAEKEAAGIPHTIRMRVPGNVVYNVEDLVRGTVSFESKDIGDWVLVKANGIPTYNFAVVFDDHYMKISHVFRGEEHLTNTPKQLMIFDVFGWEYPRYGHMTLIVNEDRKKLSKRDESIIQFISQYKELGYLPKAMFNFFALLGWSPGGEEEIFTHDELVKLFDESRLSKSPSMFDKQKLTWMNNQYVKKMSLDEVVELALPHLQKAGLVKQEMSEQESAWVRDLIALYHDQLSFGAEIVELSAQFFNDELEYDEESQAVLAGEQVPEVMASFKAQLEALETFDADSIKVAIKAVQKETGHKGKNLFMPIRVVTTGQTHGPELQAAIALIGKEKSVARVAKYAKA is encoded by the coding sequence ATGACAACAGAAGTACGTGTGCGCTATGCACCAAGTCCAACCGGGCATTTACATATCGGTGGAGCAAGAACAGCCTTGTTTAACTATTTATTTGCACGCCATCATGATGGGAAATTCATCGTGCGTATCGAGGATACAGACACGGAGCGTAATATTGAAGCGGGGGAATTATCTCAGCTCGAAAACTTAAAATGGCTTGGTATCGATTATGATGAATCCGTTGATATCGGAGGTCCGTATGGTCCATATCGTCAAATGGAGCGTTTGGATATTTATACAAAGCACGCACAGGAAATGTTAGAGGGCGGCCAAGCGTATAAATGTTTCTGTACATCTGAACAATTGGAAGCAGAACGTGAACAGCAAAAGGCATCAGGCATCGCTGCTCCAATGTATGGCGGTACATGTCGTAACTTAACAGCGGAAGAAGTGGCGGAGAAAGAAGCAGCGGGTATTCCGCATACAATTCGTATGCGTGTACCTGGAAACGTGGTTTATAACGTAGAAGACCTCGTGCGTGGTACGGTGTCATTCGAATCGAAGGACATTGGTGACTGGGTGCTTGTGAAAGCAAATGGCATTCCAACATACAATTTCGCCGTTGTTTTTGATGATCATTACATGAAAATTTCGCATGTCTTCCGTGGTGAAGAGCATTTGACGAATACACCAAAACAATTGATGATTTTTGATGTTTTTGGGTGGGAGTATCCGCGTTACGGACATATGACGTTAATCGTCAATGAAGACCGTAAAAAGCTTTCGAAACGTGATGAGTCGATTATTCAATTCATCTCACAATATAAAGAGCTTGGTTATTTACCAAAAGCGATGTTCAACTTCTTTGCACTGCTTGGCTGGTCGCCAGGTGGGGAAGAAGAAATTTTCACTCACGATGAGCTGGTCAAATTGTTCGATGAAAGCCGTCTATCGAAATCGCCATCGATGTTCGACAAACAGAAATTGACATGGATGAACAACCAATATGTGAAAAAAATGAGCCTCGATGAAGTAGTGGAGTTGGCTTTACCACATCTGCAAAAAGCGGGTCTTGTTAAACAGGAAATGTCGGAACAAGAAAGTGCATGGGTACGTGATCTAATTGCACTTTACCATGACCAACTGAGTTTCGGAGCTGAGATTGTGGAGCTATCCGCCCAGTTCTTTAATGATGAATTGGAATATGATGAAGAATCCCAAGCGGTACTCGCTGGAGAACAAGTTCCTGAAGTAATGGCTTCGTTTAAAGCTCAACTAGAGGCGCTGGAAACTTTCGATGCAGATTCTATCAAGGTGGCAATTAAGGCTGTTCAAAAAGAAACAGGTCATAAAGGGAAAAATCTCTTCATGCCAATTCGCGTTGTCACAACAGGACAAACGCATGGTCCGGAACTGCAAGCTGCGATTGCACTCATCGGAAAAGAGAAATCCGTTGCGCGTGTTGCGAAATACGCTAAGGCGTAA
- the cysS gene encoding cysteine--tRNA ligase: MSIQIYNTLTRKKEPFIPMEEGKVKMYVCGPTVYNYIHIGNARPVIVFDTVRRYLEYRGYDVKYVSNFTDVDDKIINTAKELGEEVGELTDRFINAYFEDVEALGCGKADVHPRVTDHIEDIVEFVKVLVDKGYAYESQGDVYYRTRKFDGYGKLSHQSTDELKIGARIEEGVKKENSLDFALWKAAKEGEISWESPWGAGRPGWHIECSVMAREHLGDTMDIHAGGQDLAFPHHENEIAQSEAMTGKPFAKYWMHNGYINIDNEKMSKSLGNFVLVNDIRKQIDPKVLRFFILSVQYRHPVNFSQDLVESAKNGLERVQTAYANLKHRLEASADLGDQQDMWMHKVQACKEDFEVAMDDDFNTANAIAVIFELAKLANVYLLEKNTQQAVLEQFVQTFDDLMGVLGLPFNDEADLLDADIEALIEERLEARRNRDFKRSDEIREELKAQGIVLEDTAQGTRWKRG, translated from the coding sequence ATGAGCATTCAAATTTATAATACGCTTACGCGGAAGAAAGAGCCGTTCATTCCAATGGAGGAAGGCAAAGTGAAGATGTATGTTTGTGGCCCAACGGTTTACAACTACATCCATATCGGGAATGCCCGTCCAGTTATCGTTTTTGATACAGTGCGCCGTTATTTAGAGTACCGTGGATATGATGTGAAGTACGTTTCGAATTTCACGGACGTTGACGATAAGATTATTAATACAGCTAAAGAGCTAGGTGAAGAAGTTGGCGAGCTGACAGACCGTTTTATCAACGCGTATTTTGAAGACGTTGAAGCGCTTGGTTGCGGCAAGGCTGACGTGCACCCGCGCGTAACGGATCATATCGAGGACATCGTTGAATTTGTGAAAGTATTGGTTGATAAGGGTTATGCGTATGAATCGCAAGGCGATGTGTATTATCGTACGCGCAAGTTTGACGGCTATGGAAAACTGTCACACCAATCGACAGATGAATTGAAAATTGGCGCGCGCATTGAAGAAGGCGTCAAGAAAGAGAATTCGCTCGACTTTGCGTTGTGGAAGGCGGCAAAGGAAGGCGAAATTTCATGGGAAAGCCCGTGGGGAGCTGGGCGTCCAGGCTGGCATATCGAATGTTCAGTAATGGCAAGAGAGCATCTTGGCGATACGATGGATATTCATGCAGGTGGACAGGATTTAGCGTTCCCACACCATGAGAATGAAATTGCGCAATCTGAGGCGATGACGGGTAAACCGTTTGCGAAGTATTGGATGCACAACGGCTATATCAATATTGACAATGAAAAAATGTCGAAATCACTTGGCAACTTTGTGTTGGTCAATGATATTCGGAAGCAGATTGATCCAAAGGTACTTCGTTTCTTTATTCTTTCTGTGCAATATAGACATCCAGTTAACTTTTCACAAGATCTTGTTGAAAGTGCAAAGAATGGCTTGGAGCGTGTGCAGACGGCGTATGCCAATTTGAAGCATCGTTTGGAAGCATCGGCAGACTTAGGCGATCAGCAAGATATGTGGATGCATAAGGTGCAAGCGTGCAAAGAGGATTTTGAGGTAGCGATGGACGATGACTTTAATACGGCAAATGCAATTGCCGTGATTTTCGAACTTGCGAAGTTGGCAAACGTCTATTTACTAGAGAAGAATACACAGCAGGCTGTACTTGAACAATTTGTGCAGACGTTTGATGATTTGATGGGTGTTCTTGGCTTACCATTCAATGATGAGGCTGATTTATTGGATGCAGATATTGAAGCATTGATTGAAGAACGATTGGAAGCGCGCCGTAATCGTGATTTCAAACGTTCGGATGAGATTCGTGAGGAATTGAAGGCGCAGGGAATTGTGCTCGAGGATACAGCGCAAGGTACACGTTGGAAAAGAGGATGA
- the sigH gene encoding RNA polymerase sporulation sigma factor SigH: MEKTYVGGGLLDFTGLSDEEIITTIHAGNTDALDFLITKYQSFVRLKARSYFLMGGDREDIIQEGMIGLYKAIRDFKEDRLSSFKAFAELCITRQIITAIKTATRQKHIPLNTSVSLDKPVFDEESDRTLLDVIAGPLLDDPEDFMIHKEDFIQMEDEMNKVLSGLEKQVLALYLEGQSYQEISDELNRQVKSVDNALQRIKRKLERYMQVDAVR, from the coding sequence GTGGAAAAGACATATGTTGGTGGCGGCTTATTAGATTTCACAGGACTTTCCGATGAGGAAATCATAACGACTATTCACGCAGGGAATACGGATGCGCTTGATTTTTTAATTACGAAGTATCAATCGTTCGTTAGATTGAAAGCGCGCTCATATTTTTTAATGGGTGGAGATCGAGAGGATATCATCCAAGAAGGTATGATTGGTCTTTACAAGGCGATTCGTGATTTTAAAGAAGATCGGTTAAGTTCATTCAAAGCATTTGCGGAACTGTGCATTACAAGGCAAATCATTACAGCTATTAAGACCGCTACAAGGCAAAAGCACATTCCGCTGAACACATCCGTTTCGTTAGATAAGCCTGTTTTTGATGAAGAATCTGATCGTACACTTCTCGATGTGATTGCAGGGCCGCTTCTGGATGATCCTGAGGATTTCATGATTCATAAGGAAGATTTTATCCAAATGGAAGACGAGATGAATAAAGTATTGAGTGGATTGGAAAAACAAGTGTTAGCGCTTTACTTGGAGGGGCAGTCTTATCAAGAGATTTCGGACGAGCTAAACAGACAAGTGAAGTCTGTGGACAATGCGCTTCAGCGGATAAAACGCAAACTTGAGCGCTATATGCAAGTGGATGCAGTGCGCTAA
- the rlmB gene encoding 23S rRNA (guanosine(2251)-2'-O)-methyltransferase RlmB, producing MTEQEAELIGGKNPIVEALRSGRELNKIWIAEGLNKKSIGEILALAKEAGVIVQAVPKQKLDGMLDVNHQGIIASVAAYKYAELEDLFSVAAKRGEDPLFVILDELEDPHNLGSILRTADATGVHGIIIPKRRSVGLTGVVAKASTGAIEHVPVVRVNNLSQTVEELKKRGVWIAGTDAAKSADYRQMDATLPLAVIIGSEGKGMSRILKEKCDFLYHLPMVGHVTSLNASVAASLLMYEVLRKRQPLHTGR from the coding sequence ATGACAGAACAAGAAGCTGAATTGATTGGTGGGAAAAATCCTATCGTTGAAGCACTGCGTTCAGGTAGAGAGTTGAATAAAATCTGGATTGCGGAAGGGTTAAACAAGAAAAGTATCGGTGAAATACTAGCGCTTGCAAAAGAAGCAGGCGTGATTGTACAAGCTGTGCCGAAACAAAAGCTAGATGGCATGCTGGATGTGAATCATCAAGGCATTATTGCATCAGTTGCGGCTTATAAGTATGCGGAGTTGGAAGATCTCTTTAGCGTGGCGGCGAAACGTGGAGAAGATCCTTTGTTCGTGATTCTCGATGAACTTGAAGATCCTCATAATTTAGGGTCTATCTTACGGACGGCTGATGCAACGGGGGTACATGGTATTATTATTCCGAAGCGCCGCTCTGTAGGGCTTACCGGCGTTGTTGCAAAAGCATCGACGGGAGCGATTGAACATGTCCCTGTTGTGCGGGTGAATAATTTGTCGCAGACGGTGGAGGAATTGAAAAAACGTGGTGTCTGGATCGCGGGTACGGACGCTGCAAAATCGGCGGATTATAGACAGATGGATGCCACTTTACCGCTCGCTGTTATTATCGGAAGCGAAGGGAAAGGCATGTCGCGGATTTTAAAAGAAAAATGCGATTTCCTCTATCATCTACCGATGGTTGGGCATGTGACATCGCTCAACGCTTCAGTCGCAGCCTCCCTGTTAATGTATGAAGTGTTGCGCAAGCGCCAACCGCTTCATACAGGCAGATGA
- a CDS encoding Mini-ribonuclease 3, translated as MYSLRDVDVKQLNALALAYMGDAVYEQAVREHLLRSGRVKPNILHREATRYVSAKSQAAVVKMMQESDFLTEEEQAVMRRGRNAKSGSVPKNTDVVTYNYSSAFEAVIGFLHLLGRTERVAELISESIAFIEKPKEEGTQ; from the coding sequence ATGTATAGCTTGCGTGACGTAGATGTGAAACAACTGAATGCATTGGCGTTGGCGTATATGGGAGATGCGGTATATGAGCAGGCGGTGCGAGAGCATCTCCTGCGTTCAGGTCGTGTCAAACCGAATATTTTGCATCGAGAGGCGACGCGTTATGTTTCTGCGAAGTCGCAAGCGGCGGTTGTGAAAATGATGCAGGAATCAGATTTTTTAACAGAGGAAGAGCAGGCGGTTATGAGGCGTGGACGCAATGCGAAGTCGGGGTCAGTGCCTAAAAACACCGATGTCGTGACGTACAATTACAGTTCAGCGTTCGAAGCGGTAATCGGGTTTTTACATTTGCTTGGTAGGACAGAGAGAGTGGCGGAACTAATTAGTGAATCAATCGCATTTATCGAAAAACCGAAAGAGGAGGGGACACAATGA
- the ispF gene encoding 2-C-methyl-D-erythritol 2,4-cyclodiphosphate synthase produces MIRVGQGFDVHEFAEGRPLIIGGITIPYERGLTGHSDADVLLHTITDAALGAIGEGDIGRHFPDTDAAFKDADSAVLLEKIWALVEAKGYKLGNIDCTIMAQRPKMAPHIETIRQRVAELLHADVTQVNVKATTTEKLGFVGREEGIASMATILLVKA; encoded by the coding sequence ATGATTCGAGTCGGACAAGGTTTTGACGTGCATGAGTTTGCGGAAGGTCGTCCACTTATTATAGGTGGAATTACGATTCCATATGAGCGAGGGTTAACAGGCCATTCAGATGCAGATGTATTGTTGCATACGATTACGGATGCAGCATTGGGTGCGATTGGTGAGGGAGATATCGGACGTCATTTTCCTGATACAGATGCAGCGTTTAAAGATGCGGACTCTGCGGTTTTGTTAGAAAAAATTTGGGCGCTTGTAGAGGCTAAAGGGTATAAGTTGGGCAATATCGATTGTACGATTATGGCGCAAAGACCGAAAATGGCACCGCATATTGAAACGATTCGTCAGCGAGTAGCAGAGCTTTTACATGCGGATGTCACACAAGTCAATGTCAAGGCGACAACGACTGAAAAATTGGGCTTTGTCGGACGAGAAGAAGGCATCGCTTCAATGGCGACAATTTTACTTGTAAAGGCTTGA
- the cysE gene encoding serine O-acetyltransferase, whose product MFKRMREDIQCIFDQDPAARSTIEVVLTYSGLHATWSHRIAHALYKKKLLFLARAVSQVSRFFTGIEIHPGAQIGRRFFIDHGMGVVIGETCEIGNDVTLYQGVTLGGTGKEKGKRHPTLCDNVLVASGAKVLGSITIGENSKVGAGSVVLKDVPSDSTVVGIPGTVVISNGVKVKGKYDHQDIPDPVADKCQMLENQITHLTDRLEQLEQQQVKEGELR is encoded by the coding sequence TTGTTTAAAAGGATGAGGGAAGATATTCAATGCATATTTGATCAAGACCCGGCAGCGCGTAGTACGATTGAGGTTGTGCTTACCTACTCGGGTCTGCATGCGACGTGGTCACACCGTATTGCCCATGCGTTATACAAGAAAAAACTCTTATTTCTTGCGCGGGCGGTCTCGCAAGTTAGCCGTTTCTTTACGGGTATTGAAATTCATCCAGGCGCACAAATTGGGAGAAGATTTTTTATCGACCATGGGATGGGTGTTGTCATTGGGGAGACGTGCGAAATTGGTAATGACGTTACCCTTTACCAAGGTGTTACGCTCGGTGGAACGGGTAAAGAGAAAGGGAAGCGCCATCCAACGCTTTGTGATAATGTCCTTGTTGCGTCGGGGGCAAAGGTGCTTGGTTCCATTACGATTGGAGAAAATAGTAAAGTTGGAGCGGGTTCGGTTGTGTTAAAAGATGTCCCGTCTGACTCGACGGTTGTTGGCATTCCGGGAACAGTCGTTATTTCGAATGGTGTAAAAGTAAAAGGTAAATACGATCACCAAGACATTCCGGATCCGGTGGCGGATAAATGCCAGATGCTTGAAAATCAAATTACGCACTTAACAGATCGACTTGAACAACTAGAGCAACAGCAGGTAAAGGAAGGGGAATTACGATGA